One Meles meles chromosome 11, mMelMel3.1 paternal haplotype, whole genome shotgun sequence DNA segment encodes these proteins:
- the MSANTD3 gene encoding myb/SANT-like DNA-binding domain-containing protein 3, with product MQNNEIIKPAKYFSELEKSILLALVEKYKYVLECKKSDARTIALKQRTWQALAHEYNSQPSVSLRDFKQLKKCWENIKARTKKIMAHERREKVKRSVSPLLSTHVLGKEKIASMLPEQLYFLQSPPEEEPEYHPDGAASESFAVSNRELCDDEKEFIHFPVCEGTSQPEPSCSAVRITANKHYRSKTSQEGALKKMHEEEHHQQMSILQLQLIQMNEVHVAKIQQIERECEMAEEEHRIKMEVLNKKKMYWERKLQTFTKEWPVSSFNRPFPNSP from the exons ATGCAAAACAACGAAATCATAAAACCTGCCAAATACTTCTCGGAGTTGGAAAAGAGCATCCTGCTTGCTTTGGTAGAAAAGTACAAGTATGTGCTGGAATGCAAGAAAAGCGACGCGCGAACTATTGCGCTCAAGCAGCGCACCTGGCAGGCGCTCGCCCACGAGTACAACTCTCAGCCCAGCGTGTCGCTGCGGGATTTCAAGCAGCTGAAGAAGTGCTGGGAGAACATCAAGGCTCGGACCAAAAAGATTATGGcccatgagaggagagagaaggtgaaACGGAGCGTCAGCCCTCTCCTGAGCACCCACGTCCTGGGGAAGGAGAAGATCGCCAGCATGCTGCCCGAGCAGCTGTACTTCCTGCAGAGCCCCCCGGAGGAGGAGCCCGAATACCACCCCGACGGCGCGGCCTCAG AATCATTTGCTGTTTCAAATAGAGAACTGTGCGATGATGAGAAAGAGTTCATACATTTTCCAGTGTGTGAGGGGACCTCCCAACCTGAACCCTCGTGTTCGGCTGTCAGAATCACAGCCAATAAACACTACAGGAGCAAAACCTCTCAGGAAGGTGCTTTAAAAAAGATGCATGAGGAAGAACACCATCAACAAATGTCCATCTTACAGCTGCAGCTGATACAAATGAACGAGGTGCATGTGGCCAAAATCCAGCAGATAGAGCGGGAGTGTGAGATGGCAGAGGAGGAGCACAGGATAAAAATGGAAGTTCTCAATAAAAAGAAGATGTATtgggaaagaaaactacaaacttTCACCAAGGAGTGGCCTGTCTCCTCCTTTAACCGACCCTTTCCCAATTCACCCTAA